One Hippoglossus stenolepis isolate QCI-W04-F060 chromosome 9, HSTE1.2, whole genome shotgun sequence genomic region harbors:
- the myl2b gene encoding myosin, light chain 2b, regulatory, cardiac, slow, protein MAPKKAKRRAEGGSSNVFSMFEQAQIQEFKEAFTIMDQNRDGFIDKNDLRDTFAALGRLNVKQEEIDEMLKEAPGPINFTVFLTMFGEKLKGADPEETILNAFKVFDPEGKGTFKKDFVTQMLTTQADRFSPEEMEQMFAAFPPDVAGNLDYKNLVYVITHGEEKDQE, encoded by the exons ATG GCACCCAAGAAAGCAAAGAGGAGAGCGGAGGGGGGCAGCTCCAACGTCTTCTCCATGTTTGAACAGGCCCAGATCCAGGAGTTCAAAGAA GCTTTCACCATCATGGACCAAAACAGAGACGGATTCATTGACAAGAACGACCTGAGAGACACGTTTGCAGCTCTAG GCCGTTTAAATGTCAAGCAAGAGGAGATTGATGAGATGCTGAAGGAGGCACCAGGGCCGATTAACTTCACTGTCTTCCTCACCATGTTCGGAGAGAAACTAAAAG GTGCTGACCCAGAGGAGACCATTCTGAACGCTTTCAAAGTCTTCGATCCGGAGGGAAAAGGAACGTTTAAGAAAGACTT TGTCACACAGATGCTGACGACGCAGGCAGACAGGTTCTCTCCTGAAGAG ATGGAACAGATGTTTGCAGCTTTCCCTCCAGATGTAGCCGGAAACCTGGACTACAAGAACCTGGTGTATGTCATCACACATGGTGAAGAAAAAGACCAAGAATAG
- the ppp1cc gene encoding serine/threonine-protein phosphatase PP1-gamma catalytic subunit A, with protein sequence MADVDKLNIDSIIQRLLEVRGAKPGKNVQLQENEIRGLCLKSREIFLSQPILLELEAPLKICGDIHGQYYDLLRLFEYGGFPPESNYLFLGDYVDRGKQSLETICLLLAYKIKYPENFFLLRGNHECASINRIYGFYDECKRRYNIKLWKTFTDCFNCLPIAAIVDEKIFCCHGGLSPDLQSMEQIRRIMRPTDVPDQGLLCDLLWSDPDKDVLGWGENDRGVSFTFGSEVVAKFLHKHDLDLICRAHQVVEDGYEFFAKRQLVTLFSAPNYCGEFDNAGAMMSVDETLMCSFQILKPAEKKKPNGSRPVTPPRNMVTKQAKK encoded by the exons ATGGCTGATGTGGACAAGTTGAACATAGACAGTATCATCCAGCGGCTTTTAGAAG TCCGAGGAGCAAAGCCTGGCAAGAATGTGCAGCTCCAGGAAAACGAGATCCGCGGATTGTGCCTCAAGTCTAGGGAGATCTTCCTCAGTCAGCCCATTCTCCTGGAGCTGGAGGCCCCGCTCAAGATCTGTG GTGACATCCACGGGCAATACTATGATCTGCTGAGGCTGTTTGAGTATGGAGGCTTCCCTCCAGAAAGCAACTACCTGTTCTTGGGCGACTACGTGGACAGGGGGAAGCAGTCTCTGGAAACCATCTGTCTTCTGCTGGCCTACAAAATTAAATACCCTGAGAACTTCTTCCTGCTGAGGGGAAACCATGAGTGTGCTTCAATCAACAGAATATATGGTTTCTATGATGAGT GTAAAAGAAGGTACAACATCAAACTCTGGAAGACCTTCACAGATTGTTTTAACTGCCTCCCTATCGCCGCCATTGTTGATGAGAAGATCTTTTGCTGCCACGGAG GACTGTCACCTGACCTTCAGTCCATGGAGCAGATCAGACGCATCATGCGCCCCACTGATGTGCCTGACCAGGGTCTGCTTTGCGATCTGCTCTGGTCTGATCCAGACAAGGATGTTTTGGGCTGGGGGGAGAATGACAGAGGTGTATCTTTTACCTTTGGCTCAGAGGTGGTGGCCAAGTTTCTGCATAAACATGATCTTGATCTGATCTGTCGTGCCCATCAG GTCGTTGAGGATGGCTATGAATTTTTCGCAAAGAGGCAGCTTGTCACTTTGTTCTCAGCACCCAACTATTGTGGGGAGTTTGACAATGCTGGTGCTATGATGAGCGTGGATGAGACTCTCATGTGCTCTTTTCAG ATTTTGAAACCAGCTGAGAAGAAGAAGCCCAACGGCAGCCGTCCCGTGACTCCACCTCGCAACATGGTCACCAAGCAAGCCAAGAAATGA